The DNA sequence AGGTCGACCTGCTCGGCGTCTGGCGGACGTTCCGCGTCACGCTCCCGCACGTCATCGAGCGCAAGGGCTACCTGCTCGCCATCTCGAGCCTCGCCGCGATCACGCACGCGCCGGGCATGGCGAACTACGCCGCCGCCAAGGCCGGCGTCGAGGCGTTCTCGAACAGCCTCCGCGCCGAGGTCGCCCACCTGGGCGTCAAGGTCGGCGTCGCGCACCCGACGTGGATCCGCACCGACCTGGTCGAGAGCGCCGACGCGCACCCCGTGTTCGGCAAGCTCCGCGCGTCGATGCCGGGCCTGATCGGCAAGACCTACCCGCTCGACACCGCGCTGGACGACCTCGAAGCGGGCATCCTCAAGCGCGCCCGGACCATCCACGTGCCGCGCTGGGTCGGCGGGCTCAAGCTGCTCCGCGCGTTCCTGCCGCCGATCATCGAGATCGGGTCCCGCAGCCGGGTACCTTCGGCGGACAAGGCCGCGCTGGCCGACATCGAGGCGCGCGGCGCGTTCGAATCGGCGGTCACCGGCCACGGCGGGCGAGCCGCCACCAAGGGGTGAACATGTCCCGTCGCGATCAGATCCGGATGACCGAGGACGAGGTCCGCGAGTACCTCGCCGGCCAGCAGGTCATCAACGTCGCCAGCGTCGGCCCGAACGGCCGGCCGCACCTCGCGCCGCTCTGGTACTTCCCGCACGAGGACGGCGTCGCGACCTGGACGTACGGCACCTCGCAGAAGGCCAAGAACTTCCGGCGGCTCCCCGAAGCGACCGTGCTGGTCGAGGACGGGGACAGCTACGAGAAGCTCCGCGGCGTCTCCTTCGAGGCCGACGTCGAGATCGTCGAGGACACCGCCGAGGTCACCCGGATGGGGATCGAGCTCATGCAGCGGTACGCGGGCGCCAAGCCGGGCGACCCCGTGCCCGACGAGCTGCGGGCCTTCATCGCAGGTCAGGCACCGAAACGCGTCGGGCTGATCTTCCGGCCGACGAAGGTCGCCAGCTGGAACCACGGCAAGCTCGGCGGGACGTACTGAACGGTAGGGAGTACTTCCAAGTAACTGTTACCTGAGGTAACGTCATCTGGGCAGCATCCTCGAAGCAGCGGAGGCCGACAGATGACCGAGCGGTTCAAGGTCGTGATCGTGGGCACCGGGTTTTCCGGGCTCGGCCAGGCGATCCAGCTCGAAAAGGCCGGCATCCGGGACTACGTGGTCCTGGAGAAGGCCACCGAAGTGGGCGGGACCTGGCGGGACAACTCGTACCCCGGGTGCGCGTGCGACGTGCAGTCGCACATGTACTCGTTCTCGTACGAGCAGAACCCGGACTGGTCGCGGTCGTTCTCGCCGCAGCCGGAGATCTTCGAGTACCTCAAGGGCGTCGCGGACAAGTACCGGCTGCGCGAGAAGATCCGGTTCGGCGTCGAGCTCACCGGCGCCCACTGGGACGAGCGCGAGCGCCGCTGGACGGCGACGACCAAGGACGGCCGCGAGTTCGTCGCGCAGTTCCTCGTTTCCGGCGTCGGCGGCCTGCACATCCCGCAGGTGCCCGAGCTGCCCGGGATCGCGAAGTTCAAGGGCCAGACCTGGCACTCCGCGCAGTGGAACCACGAATACGACCTGCGCGGCAAGAGGGTCGCCGTGGTCGGCACCGGCGCCAGCGCCGTCCAGTTCGTGCCGAAGATCGCCCCCGACGTCGCCGAGCTGACGCTGTTCCAGCGCACGCCGCCGTGGATCATGCCCAAGCCCGACCACGCGATGCCGTCGTGGGCGCAGACGCTGTTCAAGCGCGTGCCCGGCACCCAGCGGGTCTACCGCAACGCGCTGTACTGGCTGCTCGAAGCGCGCGCCATCGGCTTCAACGGCCACCCGGCGATCATGAAGGCCGGTGAGCTGATCGCGAAGCGCAACATCGCGAAGGGCATCAAGGACCCCGCGCTGCGCAAGAAGGTCACGCCGGACTACACCATGGGCTGCAAGCGCGTCCTGATCTCCAACGACTACTACCCGGCGCTGGACCGGCCGAACGTCGACGTGAACACCGCCGGGATCAAGGAGGTCAAGGCGCACTCGATCGTCGACTCCGCCGGCGTCGAGCACGAGGTCGACGCGATCGTCTACGGCACCGGCTTCAAGGTCACCGACGCGCTGGAGTACCTCGACATCACCGGCGTCGACGGCCGCGACCTCGCCAAGGAGTGGGCGGCCGAGGGGATGCGGACGCACAAGGGCATCACCGTGTCCGGCTTCCCGAACCTGTTCTTCCTGCTCGGCCCGAACACCGCGCTGGGCCACAACTCCGTCGTGTTCATGATCGAGTCGCAGTCGAAGTACGTCGTCGACGCCATCAAGCTCGCCGACTCCCGCGACGCCGCCGCGCTCGACGTGCGGCCGGGCGTGCAGGAGAAGTTCCAGCGGGAGATCCAGGACAAGCTGGTCAAGGGCGTGTGGACGCAGGGCGGCTGCAAGAGCTGGTACCTCGACGCCAAGGGCGTGAACCGGACGATCTGGCCCGGCTTCACCTGGCGCTACTGGCTCGAGACGCGCAAGGTCGACCCGGCGGACTACGAGCTGTCCGGCCGGGCGTCATGACTTCGCCGGACGAACAGCTCGTCCTGCACGCCCGGGACGTCGAGTTCGACTGGGCGGCGCTGCCGATGCACTGGATCCCCGGCGAACCGCAGGTCACGCACACCATCAACGTCCTGCACCTGGCGCTGCCGGAGGGCGAGCGCTGGTTCGTCGAGGTGTTCAAGCAGGCGGTCCCGCTGATCCGCGACGAGCGGCTCAAGGCGGACGTCCTCGGCTTCATCGGCCAGGAGGCGGTGCACGCCGAGGCCCACGACGGCGCGGCAGCGCACCTCGAAGCCGCCGGCGTGCGGCTGCGGCCGTTCATCGCCCAGATGGAGTGGCTGTTCCGGAAGCTGCTCGGCGACCGCGACCTGACCGGGAAAGCGGCCGAGGAGTGGCTGGTCGAGCGGCTGGGGATCGTCGCGGCGATCGAGCACTACACCGCGTTCCTCGGCCAGTGGGTGCTCGACGCGCCGCTGGAGGACGCCGGCGCCGACCCGGTGATGCTCGACCTGCTGCGCTGGCACGGCGCCGAGGAGGTCGAGCACCGGTCCGTCGCGTTCGACCTGTTCATGCACCTCGACGGCCGGTACACGCGCCGGGTCCGCAGCATGGCGGCGGTGACGCCGGTGCTGGCGTGGGTCTTCTCTCGCGGCACCCGGTACCTGATGCGCAACGACCCGACCCGCCCGGGCCGCGCGACCCTGCGGGGGTACCGCCGGGCGGCGGAACGGGGCTTGCTGCCGACCGGCCGCCAGTTGCTGCGCGAGATCCGGCCGTACTTCCGCAAGTCCTACCACCCGACGGAGACCGGGAACACCGAGCAGGCCGTGGCCTACCTGGCGAGCTCACCGGCCGCCCGGGCGGCGGACGCACCGAAGTGACCCCCTCGGATCCCGCACTTTCACGTGAAAGTGCGGCGCCCAGGTGGGCACTTTCACGTGAAAGTGCGGGGCTTGGGTGGCCGGGGCGGCTGGACGGGAGTGGCCGGACCGACCTGCTGCTGTCCACTTTGGTCGGCGTCGTGGGCGTTTACCGGCGGATGTCGGGGTTCAGCGGGAAGCGGCGGCCGCCGGTGCGGGCGGTCGACCGGAACCTTTCGCTCGTCGTCGAAGCGGTTCGGCCCGAAGCCGAGGACGTCGTCAGCCTGCGGCTTTCGAACGGCACGCCGTTGCCGGGCTGGCGGCCGGGGGCGCACATCGATCTCGTGCTGCCGTCGGGCCTGGTCCGGCAGTACTCCCTGTGCGGCGATCCGTCCGAAAAGGAGCATTACCGCATCGCCGTGCGGAAGATCGGCGTCGCTTCGGCCGAGGTCCACGGCCTTCGGCCGGGTACGCGGGTGACCGTGCGCGGCCCGCGGACGGCGTTCCCGTTCGTCGGCGCGGGCCCGTTCCGGTTCATCGCGGGCGGTATCGGGATCACGCCGATCCTGCCGATGGTCCGCGCCGCCGCCGCGAGCGGCGCGGACTGGCGGCTGGTCTACACCGGCCGCAGCCGCGAGTCGATGCCGTTCCTCGGCGAGCTGGAGGGCGACGACCGGGTCTGGATCCGGCCGGACACCGAGTACGGCGTCCCGGCGTCCGGCGAGGAACTGCTCGAAGGCATCCCCGGGAACGCGGCGGTCTACTGCTGCGGCCCGGTGCCGATGATCGCCGGCGTCCGAGTCGCACTGGCGCTGACCGAGGGCGCGGTGCACTTCGAGCGGTTCAGCCCGCCGCCGATCGTCGAAGGCGCGCCGTTCCGGCTGACTTTGCGCAGGTCAGGGCAGGTCCTGGACGTTCCGGGCGACCGCAGCGCCCTCGACGTCCTCCTGGCGACGCGGCCGGGCACGCCGTACTCGTGCCGCCAGGGCTTCTGCGGGACCTGCGCGGTGCCGACGGCCGACGGCGGATCGATGCGGATCTGCGTCGACCGCGGCCCCGCGGTGCTCGACCTATGACCCCTGGGGCAGCCAGGCGCCGATCACCGGCTTGAACTCGCGGACGGTCCGCTCGGCGATGACGCCTTCGAGCGCGTACGGGTCCTGGTCGAGCGTCTCCTTCAGGTGCGCCTCGTCGTCGGCCTGGTAGAGCGTGAGGCCGCCGGTGCCGTCGCCGAGCGGGCCGGCGACCGCGACGCGGCCC is a window from the Amycolatopsis sp. cg9 genome containing:
- a CDS encoding flavin-containing monooxygenase, with protein sequence MTERFKVVIVGTGFSGLGQAIQLEKAGIRDYVVLEKATEVGGTWRDNSYPGCACDVQSHMYSFSYEQNPDWSRSFSPQPEIFEYLKGVADKYRLREKIRFGVELTGAHWDERERRWTATTKDGREFVAQFLVSGVGGLHIPQVPELPGIAKFKGQTWHSAQWNHEYDLRGKRVAVVGTGASAVQFVPKIAPDVAELTLFQRTPPWIMPKPDHAMPSWAQTLFKRVPGTQRVYRNALYWLLEARAIGFNGHPAIMKAGELIAKRNIAKGIKDPALRKKVTPDYTMGCKRVLISNDYYPALDRPNVDVNTAGIKEVKAHSIVDSAGVEHEVDAIVYGTGFKVTDALEYLDITGVDGRDLAKEWAAEGMRTHKGITVSGFPNLFFLLGPNTALGHNSVVFMIESQSKYVVDAIKLADSRDAAALDVRPGVQEKFQREIQDKLVKGVWTQGGCKSWYLDAKGVNRTIWPGFTWRYWLETRKVDPADYELSGRAS
- a CDS encoding SDR family oxidoreductase, translated to MANPFSLLSGTKKVDGKVVLITGAARGIGAGLAERLAARGAKVALVGLEAEEQKKVADRIGPNAHAWEADVTSWDALEKATKGVVEHFGGIDIVIANAGIATAGFVRSVDKAAFEKVIEVDLLGVWRTFRVTLPHVIERKGYLLAISSLAAITHAPGMANYAAAKAGVEAFSNSLRAEVAHLGVKVGVAHPTWIRTDLVESADAHPVFGKLRASMPGLIGKTYPLDTALDDLEAGILKRARTIHVPRWVGGLKLLRAFLPPIIEIGSRSRVPSADKAALADIEARGAFESAVTGHGGRAATKG
- a CDS encoding metal-dependent hydrolase, producing MTSPDEQLVLHARDVEFDWAALPMHWIPGEPQVTHTINVLHLALPEGERWFVEVFKQAVPLIRDERLKADVLGFIGQEAVHAEAHDGAAAHLEAAGVRLRPFIAQMEWLFRKLLGDRDLTGKAAEEWLVERLGIVAAIEHYTAFLGQWVLDAPLEDAGADPVMLDLLRWHGAEEVEHRSVAFDLFMHLDGRYTRRVRSMAAVTPVLAWVFSRGTRYLMRNDPTRPGRATLRGYRRAAERGLLPTGRQLLREIRPYFRKSYHPTETGNTEQAVAYLASSPAARAADAPK
- a CDS encoding 2Fe-2S iron-sulfur cluster-binding protein encodes the protein MTPSDPALSRESAAPRWALSRESAGLGWPGRLDGSGRTDLLLSTLVGVVGVYRRMSGFSGKRRPPVRAVDRNLSLVVEAVRPEAEDVVSLRLSNGTPLPGWRPGAHIDLVLPSGLVRQYSLCGDPSEKEHYRIAVRKIGVASAEVHGLRPGTRVTVRGPRTAFPFVGAGPFRFIAGGIGITPILPMVRAAAASGADWRLVYTGRSRESMPFLGELEGDDRVWIRPDTEYGVPASGEELLEGIPGNAAVYCCGPVPMIAGVRVALALTEGAVHFERFSPPPIVEGAPFRLTLRRSGQVLDVPGDRSALDVLLATRPGTPYSCRQGFCGTCAVPTADGGSMRICVDRGPAVLDL
- a CDS encoding YciI family protein, encoding MAWYLVEITYVQEKLQEVRPRHREFLGKLAEQGRVAVAGPLGDGTGGLTLYQADDEAHLKETLDQDPYALEGVIAERTVREFKPVIGAWLPQGS
- a CDS encoding pyridoxamine 5'-phosphate oxidase family protein, encoding MSRRDQIRMTEDEVREYLAGQQVINVASVGPNGRPHLAPLWYFPHEDGVATWTYGTSQKAKNFRRLPEATVLVEDGDSYEKLRGVSFEADVEIVEDTAEVTRMGIELMQRYAGAKPGDPVPDELRAFIAGQAPKRVGLIFRPTKVASWNHGKLGGTY